In Nocardioides cavernae, a single genomic region encodes these proteins:
- a CDS encoding FtsK/SpoIIIE family DNA translocase — MATRTSSPPGSRSSSTSGSKRTTKGSSTRSRSTSKRPAPRSSAKGRSGSSASARRSGSRPAPRAVRSGPGPVARSFGVLGRGVAAVWLGMAHAVGAVARSIGRSARDLDPEHRRDGVGLFLFGLAMVVAAAVWWQLPGGVMDFARSVTSGAVGKVGWFVPLFLVYAGWRTLRDPERNGPAGRQVIGWAAFTLGLLGIVHIANGNPQPVLGDATNLQEAGGAVGYVTSSLLLDLMQTTYVVVPLLTLLAVFGVLIITATPVYQVPVRLAELRDKALGRTPAREAEDDDPTKPVRTRRRSMLDDDIDPEMGDPAYDSPVLSDRELRKRRRKKAGADEGAEPQEDYGIDLFADPIDSGDSSADAPTAVTPAVAPTAVGGGKDDTGPVEPPPHTPLPARVEQLALSGDITYSLPDNSSLKPGSPHKARSKASDAVVERLMQVMDEFSIDATVTGYTRGPTVTRYEVELGPAVKVEKVTALSKNIAYAVASADVRILSPIPGKSAIGIEIPNIDKEIVSLGDVLRSTTARSDHHPMVAGLGKDVEGGFVVANMAKMPHLLVAGATGSGKSSFINSLITSILMRSTPDEVRMIMVDPKRVELNAYEGVPHLITPIITNPKKAAEALAWVVREMDMRYDDLANFGFRHIDDFNKAVRAGKVEVPAGSERTLTPYPYLLVIVDELADLMMVSPRDVEDSVVRITQLARAAGIHLVLATQRPSVDVVTGLIKANVPSRLAFATSSLGDSRVILDQPGAEKLVGQGDGLFLPMGASKPVRVQGAWVTEAEIHQVVKHCKDQLEPTYIEEVTAPKESKRELDDDIGDDMELVVQAIELIVSTQFGSTSMLQRKLRVGFAKAGRLMDILESRGVVGPSEGSKARDVLVKPDELDSVIATLEGGA; from the coding sequence ATGGCGACCCGTACGTCTTCCCCGCCGGGGTCGCGGAGCTCGAGCACGTCTGGATCCAAGCGCACCACCAAGGGTTCGAGCACCCGATCACGGAGTACCAGCAAGCGCCCCGCCCCTCGCTCCTCAGCGAAGGGCCGGAGCGGCTCCAGCGCGTCCGCACGCCGTTCGGGCTCACGCCCGGCGCCCCGTGCCGTCAGGAGCGGCCCCGGTCCGGTCGCGCGCAGCTTCGGCGTGCTGGGGCGAGGTGTCGCAGCCGTGTGGCTCGGCATGGCCCACGCCGTCGGCGCGGTCGCGCGGTCGATCGGGCGGTCCGCCCGCGACCTGGACCCCGAGCACCGCCGTGACGGCGTCGGCCTGTTCCTCTTCGGCCTCGCCATGGTCGTCGCGGCCGCCGTGTGGTGGCAGCTGCCGGGTGGGGTGATGGACTTCGCCCGATCCGTGACGTCGGGCGCGGTCGGCAAGGTCGGCTGGTTCGTGCCGCTGTTCCTGGTCTACGCCGGCTGGCGCACCCTGCGCGACCCCGAGCGCAACGGTCCCGCCGGGCGACAGGTGATCGGGTGGGCCGCCTTCACGCTCGGGCTGCTCGGCATCGTGCACATCGCCAACGGCAACCCGCAGCCGGTGCTCGGCGACGCCACCAACCTCCAGGAGGCCGGCGGCGCCGTCGGCTACGTCACCTCGAGCCTGCTGCTTGACCTCATGCAGACGACGTACGTCGTCGTGCCGCTGCTGACGTTGCTGGCGGTCTTCGGCGTCCTCATCATCACCGCGACGCCCGTCTACCAGGTCCCGGTCCGGCTCGCCGAGCTGCGCGACAAGGCTCTGGGCCGCACCCCGGCCCGCGAGGCGGAGGACGACGACCCCACCAAGCCGGTGCGCACGCGCCGCCGCTCGATGCTGGACGACGACATCGACCCCGAGATGGGCGATCCCGCCTACGACAGCCCGGTCCTCAGTGACCGCGAGCTGCGCAAGCGTCGCAGGAAGAAGGCTGGGGCCGACGAGGGGGCAGAGCCTCAGGAGGACTACGGGATCGACCTGTTCGCCGACCCGATCGACTCCGGTGACTCCTCGGCCGACGCCCCCACCGCGGTCACCCCGGCCGTGGCCCCCACCGCAGTGGGCGGCGGCAAGGACGACACCGGACCCGTCGAACCGCCGCCGCACACGCCGCTACCGGCCCGCGTGGAGCAGCTCGCGCTGTCCGGCGACATCACCTACTCGCTGCCCGACAACTCCTCGCTCAAGCCCGGCTCGCCGCACAAGGCACGCTCGAAGGCCAGCGACGCGGTCGTCGAGCGGCTGATGCAGGTGATGGACGAGTTCAGCATCGACGCCACCGTCACCGGCTACACCCGTGGCCCGACGGTCACCCGCTACGAGGTCGAGCTCGGCCCGGCGGTGAAGGTCGAGAAGGTCACGGCGCTGTCGAAGAACATCGCCTACGCCGTCGCGTCCGCCGACGTCCGGATCCTCAGCCCGATCCCCGGCAAGTCGGCGATCGGCATCGAGATCCCCAACATCGACAAGGAGATCGTCTCCCTCGGCGACGTGCTCCGGTCCACCACCGCACGCTCGGACCACCACCCGATGGTGGCCGGGCTCGGCAAGGACGTCGAGGGCGGTTTCGTCGTGGCCAACATGGCGAAGATGCCGCACCTGCTGGTCGCCGGTGCGACCGGCTCCGGAAAGTCGAGCTTCATCAACTCGCTGATCACCTCGATCCTGATGCGGTCCACGCCCGACGAGGTGCGGATGATCATGGTCGACCCGAAGCGGGTGGAGCTCAACGCCTACGAGGGCGTGCCGCACCTGATCACCCCGATCATCACCAACCCCAAGAAGGCCGCCGAGGCGCTGGCCTGGGTCGTGCGTGAGATGGACATGCGCTACGACGACCTGGCCAACTTCGGCTTCCGTCACATCGACGACTTCAACAAGGCGGTGCGGGCCGGCAAGGTCGAGGTTCCCGCGGGCAGCGAGCGCACGCTGACGCCGTACCCCTACCTCCTCGTCATCGTCGACGAGCTGGCCGACCTGATGATGGTCTCGCCGCGCGACGTCGAGGACTCGGTCGTCCGCATCACCCAGCTGGCCCGCGCGGCTGGCATCCACCTGGTGCTCGCCACGCAGCGGCCCTCGGTCGACGTGGTGACCGGCCTGATCAAGGCCAACGTGCCGTCGAGGCTCGCGTTCGCGACGAGCTCGCTCGGCGACAGCCGCGTCATCCTCGACCAACCGGGCGCGGAGAAGCTGGTCGGCCAGGGTGACGGTCTCTTCCTGCCGATGGGCGCGTCCAAGCCCGTGCGCGTCCAGGGCGCGTGGGTCACCGAGGCGGAGATCCACCAGGTCGTCAAGCACTGCAAGGACCAGCTCGAGCCGACCTACATCGAAGAGGTAACGGCGCCGAAGGAGTCCAAGCGCGAGCTCGACGACGACATCGGCGACGACATGGAGCTCGTGGTGCAGGCCATCGAGCTGATCGTCTCCACGCAGTTCGGCTCGACCTCGATGCTCCAGCGCAAGCTGCGCGTCGGATTCGCCAAGGCGGGCCGGCTGATGGACATCCTCGAGAGCCGCGGGGTCGTCGGACCCAGTGAGGGCTCCAAGGCCCGCGACGTCCTGGTCAAGCCGGACGAGCTCGATTCCGTGATCGCCACGTTGGAGGGAGGAGCCTGA
- a CDS encoding M4 family metallopeptidase has translation MGAGLAALPTIGVQAAPAAKADTNGVAAMADRASGEVAVTREGATHKVGFIRVKGDGDLMPALEGRSADAATAKADAYLDEFAGSFGARADELQRAGVDRSPNGWTITYTQTYQGVDVFGSMLRAQVDQQGDLTSVNGFAAPDLSLSTDPRVSATKAASNAEGLVEAQPPVNDDGSFDVGELQASDPRLVVYRKGSTKGEDGESVLAWYTEVGNGDNIRDVVILDASTGKPVNRWSLVHGALDRHLIEAGGSNNPSTFTEVWKEGDPFPGTLNQDQQNEVNFTGDSYWFFKNVFNRDSYDGAGHSMTTVNNDGRISCPNANWNGTTTNYCDGVTSDDVVAHEWGHAYTEYTHGLIYQWQAGALNESYSDVWGETIDLINGRLDDGEGDLTTKRTDGICATEGPRAVQVVINSPANIAKVCVAGSANWGATPTTTGVTNQVVLGLDAANTDGPATNDGCTALTNAAAVNGKIGMVQRGTCPFTTKAQNLVNAGAVGVILYNNNGGGPFGPGGGVNPPLTVPVVGISQADGERILSIPSTTAVNATIRLSGTDQTDDSYRWLMGEKSSAFGGAIRDMWMPTCAGDPGKVSDAEYHCDTSDAGGVHTNSGVPNHGYALLVDGGTSNGVTITGIGLDKAAAIYYRAMTAYQTPTSDFTDHADALAASCRDLTGQPINKLTVAPNATPVAATPITATDCTQVDNAAAAVELRKEPTQCNFKPLFEQGAPAPCGPGYTTDVLWSEDFEDGLAGWGTDQEVVYDGGFGKPWTTVTGAEGHAGRVAFGNADGRLGKCVGGAGDFSSRDSIISPIVELPSGTLRNQRLSFEHSVATELDVDGGNVKVAVNGGDFEAIPAEAYTFNAPGTLLPASAGNTNPLAGEDAFTGTDGGELTTAWGTSVVDMGALGVVAGDTVQFRLDIGRDGCGGVTGWWVDNIALTICKLATKVTAVHVPEPSTFGEASTARVTVARDGSTGSTPTGEVVITKADGTEVGSAELVDGKASVPLPADLPVGANKLTATYSGSDSLATSTAAFTATVVGKGVTASTTTAKVKPAKPRFKRDFKVVVKVAAEGTTPTGRVVVRIDGKKIGAKRLDDGRVVLTVTKNLEVGKHKLVARYTGSDSVEDSSDKLTFKVVRR, from the coding sequence ATGGGGGCTGGCCTTGCCGCACTCCCCACGATCGGCGTGCAAGCAGCACCGGCCGCCAAGGCCGACACGAACGGCGTCGCAGCCATGGCCGACCGGGCCAGTGGCGAGGTCGCCGTCACGCGTGAGGGGGCGACCCACAAGGTCGGCTTCATCCGCGTCAAGGGCGACGGCGACCTGATGCCGGCGCTCGAGGGCAGGTCTGCCGACGCGGCGACGGCCAAGGCCGACGCCTACCTCGACGAGTTCGCCGGCAGCTTCGGTGCGCGCGCCGACGAGCTGCAGAGGGCCGGCGTCGACCGAAGCCCCAACGGTTGGACGATCACCTACACCCAGACCTATCAGGGCGTCGACGTCTTCGGCTCGATGCTCCGGGCCCAGGTGGACCAGCAGGGCGACCTGACTTCGGTCAACGGCTTCGCCGCGCCCGACCTGTCGCTGTCCACCGATCCCCGCGTGTCCGCGACCAAGGCGGCGAGCAACGCCGAAGGACTGGTCGAGGCGCAGCCGCCGGTCAACGACGACGGATCCTTCGACGTCGGCGAGCTGCAGGCGAGCGACCCGCGCCTGGTCGTCTACCGCAAGGGCTCGACCAAGGGCGAGGACGGCGAGTCCGTGCTCGCCTGGTACACCGAGGTCGGCAACGGCGACAACATCCGTGACGTCGTCATCCTCGACGCGTCGACCGGAAAGCCGGTCAACCGTTGGTCGCTGGTGCACGGCGCGCTCGACCGCCACCTCATCGAGGCGGGCGGGTCGAACAACCCCAGCACCTTCACCGAGGTGTGGAAGGAGGGCGACCCGTTCCCCGGCACCCTCAACCAGGACCAGCAGAACGAGGTCAACTTCACCGGCGACTCCTACTGGTTCTTCAAGAACGTCTTCAACCGCGACTCCTACGACGGCGCGGGACACTCGATGACGACCGTCAACAACGACGGCCGGATCAGCTGCCCCAACGCCAACTGGAACGGCACCACGACCAACTATTGCGACGGCGTCACCTCGGACGACGTGGTCGCCCATGAGTGGGGCCACGCCTACACCGAGTACACCCACGGCCTCATCTACCAGTGGCAGGCCGGCGCGCTCAACGAGTCCTACTCCGACGTCTGGGGCGAGACCATCGACCTCATCAACGGAAGGCTCGACGACGGCGAGGGTGACCTCACCACCAAGCGCACTGACGGCATCTGCGCCACCGAGGGGCCGCGTGCGGTCCAGGTCGTGATCAACTCGCCGGCCAACATCGCGAAGGTCTGCGTCGCCGGCAGCGCCAACTGGGGAGCCACGCCGACGACCACGGGCGTCACCAACCAGGTCGTCCTGGGGCTCGACGCAGCCAACACGGACGGCCCGGCCACCAACGACGGGTGCACCGCCCTCACCAACGCGGCGGCCGTCAACGGCAAGATCGGCATGGTTCAGCGCGGCACCTGTCCGTTCACGACCAAGGCGCAGAACCTCGTCAACGCCGGTGCCGTGGGCGTGATCCTCTACAACAACAACGGCGGTGGTCCGTTCGGGCCCGGCGGTGGGGTCAACCCGCCCCTGACCGTCCCGGTGGTCGGCATCTCCCAGGCCGACGGCGAGCGCATCCTCTCGATCCCATCCACCACGGCCGTCAACGCCACGATCCGCCTGTCCGGCACGGACCAGACGGATGACTCCTACCGCTGGCTGATGGGCGAGAAGTCCAGCGCCTTCGGCGGCGCGATCCGCGACATGTGGATGCCGACCTGCGCCGGGGACCCTGGCAAGGTGTCGGATGCCGAATACCACTGCGACACCAGCGACGCCGGCGGCGTGCACACCAACTCCGGTGTGCCCAATCACGGCTATGCGCTGCTCGTCGACGGCGGCACGTCCAACGGCGTGACCATCACCGGCATCGGCCTCGACAAGGCCGCGGCGATCTACTACCGGGCGATGACCGCCTACCAGACGCCGACGTCGGACTTCACCGACCACGCGGACGCGCTGGCGGCCTCGTGTCGTGACCTCACAGGTCAGCCGATCAACAAGCTGACGGTCGCGCCGAACGCCACCCCGGTTGCGGCGACGCCGATCACGGCAACCGACTGCACGCAGGTCGACAACGCCGCCGCTGCCGTGGAGCTCCGCAAGGAGCCCACGCAGTGCAACTTCAAGCCGCTCTTCGAGCAGGGCGCCCCGGCTCCCTGCGGTCCCGGCTACACCACCGACGTGTTGTGGAGCGAGGACTTCGAGGACGGCCTGGCCGGCTGGGGCACCGACCAGGAGGTCGTCTACGACGGCGGGTTCGGCAAGCCGTGGACCACGGTGACCGGCGCCGAGGGGCACGCGGGTCGTGTGGCCTTCGGCAACGCGGACGGCCGTCTTGGCAAGTGCGTCGGGGGCGCGGGTGACTTCTCGAGCCGCGACTCGATCATCAGTCCGATCGTGGAGCTGCCGTCCGGCACCCTTCGCAACCAGCGACTGTCCTTCGAGCACTCGGTCGCGACCGAGCTCGATGTCGACGGCGGCAACGTGAAGGTCGCCGTCAATGGCGGCGACTTCGAGGCCATCCCCGCCGAGGCCTACACCTTCAACGCTCCCGGCACGCTGTTGCCTGCTTCGGCTGGCAACACCAACCCGTTGGCCGGCGAGGACGCCTTCACCGGCACCGACGGCGGCGAGCTCACCACAGCGTGGGGCACGTCCGTCGTCGACATGGGTGCGCTCGGCGTGGTTGCGGGTGACACCGTGCAGTTCCGCCTGGACATCGGTCGGGACGGCTGCGGTGGCGTGACGGGCTGGTGGGTCGACAACATTGCACTGACGATCTGCAAGCTCGCGACCAAGGTCACCGCGGTGCACGTGCCGGAGCCCTCGACCTTCGGCGAGGCCTCCACGGCACGGGTCACGGTCGCGCGCGATGGTTCCACGGGATCGACGCCGACCGGCGAGGTGGTGATCACGAAGGCCGACGGCACCGAGGTCGGCAGCGCCGAGCTCGTCGACGGGAAGGCCTCCGTCCCGCTACCGGCCGACCTGCCGGTGGGTGCCAACAAGCTCACCGCCACCTACAGCGGCAGCGACTCGTTGGCGACCTCCACGGCGGCGTTCACCGCCACGGTGGTCGGCAAGGGCGTCACGGCGTCGACGACCACGGCCAAGGTCAAGCCCGCGAAGCCCCGCTTCAAGCGGGACTTCAAGGTCGTCGTCAAGGTCGCGGCCGAGGGCACGACGCCCACCGGCCGGGTCGTGGTCCGCATCGACGGCAAGAAGATCGGGGCCAAGCGCCTCGACGACGGCCGAGTGGTCCTCACGGTGACCAAGAACCTCGAGGTGGGCAAGCACAAGCTCGTCGCCCGCTACACGGGTTCGGACTCGGTCGAGGACAGCAGCGACAAGCTGACGTTCAAGGTCGTGCGTCGCTGA
- a CDS encoding M56 family metallopeptidase, which produces MPTPVVLGALAVLLAGPLPWVLSRWTGLRRTPAAAMLLWQSAALAAVLAALGAGLSLVTARLWEDPAGPGDVVVACLAGAVTVVVLARLLLSGHRTGTSLRRMRRLHRERVDLVAQVDGGVSVLDHDVPVAYCVPGMSRSRIVVSRSTLTRLAPAELGAVLEHERSHLRARHDLVLEAFTVLHLAFPRWVASASARREVEVLVEVLADRAACRTGGRRDLVSALVTLAGSPAPAGSLGSAGSSLAARVEVLRDTRPHPWQSTAVSVLAAAILALPTLLVVLPWLDRLV; this is translated from the coding sequence ATGCCGACCCCTGTCGTGCTCGGCGCGCTCGCCGTGCTGCTGGCCGGTCCGCTGCCGTGGGTGCTCTCGCGCTGGACCGGGCTCCGTCGCACGCCGGCCGCCGCGATGCTGCTCTGGCAGAGCGCCGCGCTGGCCGCAGTCCTCGCCGCGCTCGGTGCCGGGCTGTCGCTGGTGACCGCGCGCCTCTGGGAGGACCCGGCCGGCCCCGGTGACGTCGTCGTTGCCTGCCTCGCGGGAGCGGTCACCGTCGTCGTGCTGGCCCGGCTCCTGCTGAGCGGGCACCGCACCGGCACCTCGCTGCGCCGGATGCGACGTCTGCACCGCGAGCGGGTCGACCTGGTCGCCCAGGTGGACGGGGGAGTATCGGTCCTCGACCACGACGTGCCGGTGGCCTACTGCGTGCCCGGCATGAGCCGCTCGCGCATCGTCGTGTCCCGCTCGACCCTGACCCGCCTCGCGCCGGCCGAGCTCGGCGCGGTCCTCGAGCACGAGCGCTCGCACCTGCGGGCGCGCCACGACCTGGTGCTGGAGGCCTTCACGGTCCTGCACCTGGCGTTCCCGCGCTGGGTCGCCAGCGCGTCGGCCCGTCGCGAGGTCGAGGTGCTCGTCGAGGTGCTCGCCGACCGCGCGGCGTGCCGTACGGGCGGCCGCCGGGACCTGGTCTCCGCCCTGGTCACCCTGGCCGGGTCACCGGCGCCCGCCGGGTCGCTGGGGTCGGCCGGCTCGAGCCTCGCCGCCCGGGTCGAGGTGCTGCGTGACACCCGCCCGCACCCGTGGCAGTCGACAGCGGTGTCCGTGCTCGCGGCGGCCATCCTGGCGCTGCCCACGCTCCTCGTGGTGCTGCCCTGGCTCGACCGCCTCGTCTGA
- a CDS encoding BlaI/MecI/CopY family transcriptional regulator, giving the protein MSPRSRVGELEQAVLEALWDLDGADAERPGVSGRAVHERLQGRDGRDLAYTTVMTVLDRLARKDVVVRERDGRAFRYAPRLTRAAMTAEVMHEALEGTRGDREQALVSFVGEASAEDLAALRRALDDLA; this is encoded by the coding sequence ATGAGTCCAAGGTCCCGGGTGGGAGAGCTCGAGCAGGCCGTCCTCGAGGCCCTGTGGGACCTCGACGGCGCCGATGCCGAGCGCCCGGGCGTCAGCGGCCGCGCCGTGCACGAGCGGCTCCAGGGGCGCGACGGTCGGGACCTGGCCTACACGACCGTGATGACCGTGCTCGACCGACTTGCCCGCAAGGACGTCGTGGTCCGCGAGCGCGACGGACGGGCGTTCCGCTACGCACCTCGACTCACCCGGGCCGCGATGACCGCCGAGGTCATGCACGAGGCGCTCGAGGGCACGCGCGGCGACCGCGAACAGGCTCTGGTCTCGTTCGTGGGGGAGGCCAGCGCCGAGGACCTCGCGGCCCTGCGACGCGCCCTCGACGACCTGGCCTGA
- a CDS encoding cytochrome ubiquinol oxidase subunit I — MDVLDIARWQFGIITVYHFLFVPLTIGLTAVIAGLETAWVRTGKEDYLRLTKFFGKLFLINFAIGVVTGIVQEFQFGMNWSDYSRFVGDVFGAPLAIEGLLAFFLESTFLGLWIFGWDKLPRGLHAGCMWLVHLGTLASSWFILAANSWMQHPVGHRFNPETGRAELTDFWAVMFNKVQVVTFPHVIFAAYMTAGTFLLGVSAYLYMKKKHEADRPMYHRAIRIGAVITLLAGIGVAVTGDLQGKVMTEVQPMKMAAAEGLYETSDSCAPFSVFTLGTPDGKEEKFAVTIPCLLSFLATGSFDGKVEGINPLSEQYVETYGSDPTSTTYTDGDYTPVIPVTYWSFRFMMGLGIFAAAGAALILWLTRKGRTPGVRWLGVLGLSLPIATTLASSWGWIFTEMGRQPWVVFGLMTTESGVSPGVSVFEAATSLVVLTSLYAVLAVIEVKLLVTYINKGADPYEEPPRVKVGGSDDEDAPLTFAY; from the coding sequence ATGGACGTCCTCGACATCGCCCGGTGGCAGTTCGGGATCATCACCGTCTACCACTTCCTGTTCGTGCCGTTGACGATCGGACTCACAGCGGTGATCGCCGGGCTGGAGACGGCGTGGGTGCGCACCGGCAAGGAGGACTACCTCCGGCTGACGAAGTTCTTCGGCAAGCTCTTCCTCATCAACTTCGCCATCGGCGTCGTCACCGGGATCGTCCAGGAGTTCCAGTTCGGGATGAACTGGTCGGACTACTCCCGCTTCGTCGGCGACGTGTTCGGGGCGCCGCTGGCCATCGAGGGGCTGCTGGCCTTCTTCCTCGAGTCGACCTTCCTCGGCCTCTGGATCTTCGGCTGGGACAAGCTCCCCCGCGGCCTCCACGCCGGCTGCATGTGGCTGGTGCACCTCGGCACCCTGGCCTCGTCGTGGTTCATCCTCGCCGCCAACTCGTGGATGCAGCACCCCGTCGGCCATCGCTTCAACCCCGAGACCGGCCGCGCCGAGCTGACCGACTTCTGGGCGGTGATGTTCAACAAGGTCCAGGTCGTGACGTTCCCGCACGTGATCTTCGCGGCGTACATGACCGCGGGCACCTTCCTGCTCGGCGTCTCGGCCTACCTCTACATGAAGAAGAAGCACGAGGCCGACCGGCCGATGTACCACCGCGCCATCCGTATCGGCGCGGTCATCACCCTGCTCGCCGGGATCGGTGTGGCCGTCACCGGCGACCTGCAGGGCAAGGTGATGACCGAGGTGCAGCCGATGAAGATGGCGGCCGCGGAGGGCCTCTACGAGACCAGCGACAGCTGCGCGCCGTTCTCCGTCTTCACCCTCGGCACCCCCGACGGGAAGGAGGAGAAGTTCGCCGTCACGATCCCCTGCCTGTTGTCCTTCCTCGCCACCGGCTCCTTCGACGGGAAGGTCGAGGGCATCAACCCGCTGAGCGAGCAGTACGTCGAGACGTACGGCTCGGACCCGACCTCGACGACCTACACCGACGGCGACTACACCCCCGTCATCCCGGTGACCTACTGGTCGTTCCGCTTCATGATGGGCCTCGGCATCTTCGCCGCGGCCGGCGCGGCACTCATCCTGTGGCTGACGCGCAAGGGGCGTACGCCCGGTGTCCGCTGGCTCGGCGTGCTCGGGCTCAGCCTGCCGATCGCGACGACCCTCGCGTCGTCGTGGGGGTGGATCTTCACCGAGATGGGCCGCCAGCCGTGGGTCGTCTTCGGGCTGATGACCACGGAGTCCGGCGTCTCGCCCGGCGTCTCCGTCTTCGAGGCCGCGACGTCGCTCGTCGTGCTCACCTCGCTCTACGCCGTGCTCGCGGTGATCGAGGTCAAGCTCCTCGTCACCTACATCAACAAGGGCGCTGATCCCTATGAGGAGCCGCCCCGCGTCAAGGTCGGCGGCTCCGACGACGAGGACGCCCCGCTCACCTTCGCCTACTGA
- the cydB gene encoding cytochrome d ubiquinol oxidase subunit II — translation MELTTVWFALIAVLWVGYFCLEGFDFGVGMLLPVLSRNETERRVMINTIGPVWDGNEVWVLVAGGATFAAFPEWYATLFSGFYLPLLLILVALIVRGLSFEYRHKREADAWKGRWDLAIIWGSFVPAVLWGVAFANIVAGVPIDADKEFTGTLLTLLNPYGLLGGLVTLTLFATHGAMFVALKTDGDIRHRARDLSVRIGAVAALLAVVFLAWTQVKTGTAASAVVFVVAALSLVGALFAAMRGREGWAFVGTFLTIGLAVIGLFVALFPDVMPSTTDPAFSLTTTNAAATAYTLKVMTWVAVVFTPIVLGYQAWTYWVFRKRIAVHHIPSPVLADAAK, via the coding sequence ATGGAACTGACCACCGTCTGGTTCGCCCTGATCGCCGTGCTGTGGGTCGGCTACTTCTGCCTCGAGGGCTTCGACTTCGGGGTGGGGATGCTGCTGCCCGTGCTGTCCCGCAACGAGACCGAACGACGCGTCATGATCAACACCATCGGGCCGGTGTGGGACGGCAACGAGGTCTGGGTGCTCGTGGCGGGCGGCGCGACCTTCGCCGCCTTCCCCGAGTGGTACGCCACCCTCTTCAGCGGGTTCTACCTGCCGCTGCTGCTGATCCTGGTCGCGCTCATCGTGCGCGGGCTCTCCTTCGAGTACCGCCACAAGCGGGAGGCTGACGCCTGGAAGGGCCGGTGGGACCTCGCCATCATCTGGGGGTCGTTCGTTCCGGCGGTGCTGTGGGGCGTCGCCTTCGCCAACATCGTCGCGGGCGTCCCGATCGACGCCGACAAGGAGTTCACCGGCACGCTCCTCACCCTGCTCAACCCCTACGGCCTGCTCGGCGGCCTCGTCACCCTGACGCTCTTCGCCACGCACGGGGCGATGTTCGTCGCGCTCAAGACCGACGGCGACATCCGCCACCGCGCCCGCGACCTGTCGGTGCGGATCGGCGCGGTCGCCGCCCTGCTGGCGGTGGTGTTCCTGGCGTGGACGCAGGTGAAGACGGGCACCGCCGCCTCGGCGGTCGTCTTCGTGGTCGCCGCACTGTCGCTCGTCGGCGCGCTCTTCGCGGCGATGCGCGGCCGGGAGGGCTGGGCCTTCGTCGGCACGTTCCTCACGATCGGACTCGCCGTCATCGGCCTGTTCGTGGCGCTGTTCCCCGACGTGATGCCGTCGACGACCGACCCCGCCTTCTCGCTCACCACCACCAACGCGGCGGCGACGGCGTACACGCTCAAGGTGATGACGTGGGTCGCGGTCGTCTTCACCCCGATCGTCCTCGGCTACCAGGCGTGGACCTACTGGGTGTTCCGCAAGCGGATCGCGGTGCACCACATCCCCTCGCCGGTCCTCGCGGACGCGGCGAAGTGA